A region from the Aphis gossypii isolate Hap1 chromosome 1, ASM2018417v2, whole genome shotgun sequence genome encodes:
- the LOC114130475 gene encoding tumor necrosis factor alpha-induced protein 8-like protein, translating into MTTEGFKSKEIILQAQKKFLGKVTNKNVIKLFIHERNANILDNLYRLAKIYTGNKKESEKLTKNIIKIIVKLSILYRNDQFDSNELELANNFKDKFRELTMVAVSFYEIEFSYDKNYITNYLFKCKEILKELIKRHLTDKTLLRVDKIFDFFSNPVFLDSVFINKNSELTETVHIIINDLKELLDKDL; encoded by the exons ATGACTACGGAGGGATTTAAATCGAAGGAAATTATACTGCAGGCTCAAAAAAAGTTCTTGGGAAAAGtaaccaataaaaatgttataaaattatttatccatGAACGCAATGCTAATATTTTGGATAATTTATATCGACTTGCCAAAATTTac acggGAAATAAGAAGGAATCCGAAAagttgacaaaaaatattatcaaaataatcgtaaaattaagtattttatatagaaatgATCAATTTGACAGTAATGAATTGGAACtagcaaataattttaaagataaatttagaGAATTAACTATGGTTGCTGtaagtttttatgaaatagaATTCAGTTACGACaagaattatataactaattatttatttaaatgtaaagaaatattaaaagaattaatCAAAAGACATCTCACAGATAAAACACTTTTACGGGTAGacaaaatttttgattttttttcaaatcctgtatttttagattcagtttttattaataaaaattctgaatTAACTGAAActgtacacattataattaacGACTTAAAAGAATTGTTAGATAAAGACTTATAG
- the LOC126555847 gene encoding uncharacterized protein LOC126555847: MITSIARTTGIGSQTISRTIAEYKRTKTVSSPNKKRTKKSLFDKIDDLDRNALRQKVHAIWLRRQLPTIDKILHEVNEDPALPKFKRTTMYTTIKKLDFVFSKRKRCNVLTERKDLIVWRRNYLYDIRKYRKEGRTIYYLDETWLNAGDYVDRVKSKHDAFERGLTTGSTNPTGKGKRLIVLHIGSDKGFLGSGLLCFESKKNSADYHEMNGDNFKE; encoded by the coding sequence ATGATTACTAGCATAGCACGAACCACGGGTATAGGTAGTCAAACAATTAGCAGAACCATAGCAGAGTATAAAAGGACCAAAACTGTCAGTTCTCCTAACAAAAAGCGTACTAAGAAATCTCTTTTCGATAAAATCGATGATTTAGATCGGAATGCATTGCGGCAAAAGGTACATGCTATTTGGTTGCGTCGTCAACTACCAAcgatcgataaaatattacatgaaGTGAATGAAGATCCAGCACTTCCAAAATTCAAACGAACGACTATGTAtaccacaataaaaaaattggactTCGTATTTTCTAAAAGAAAAAGGTGCAATGTCTTGACCGAGAGGAAAGATTTGATTGTTTGGCGCCGCAATTACTTATACGACATACGTAAATATCGTAAGGAAGGTCGAACCATATATTACTTGGACGAAACATGGTTGAATGCCGGCGATTATGTGGACCGTGTAAAATCAAAACACGATGCTTTCGAAAGAGGTCTTACAACTGGTTCAACCAATCCAACCGGTAAAGGAAAACGTCTAATTGTTTTGCATATTGGTTCGGACAAAGGATTTTTAGGTAGCGGTTTATTATGTTTCGAGTCGAAGAAGAATAGCGCCGATTATCACGAGATGAATGGCGATAATTTTAAAGAGTAG
- the LOC114132753 gene encoding probable cytochrome P450 6a13, translating to MYLSCITDWWITPCLIVVVTIVYYFSTSTFKKWEKLNVPYSKPFPLFGNVFNLALCKYHPLVFYKNIYNEFSGHKYGGLYQMRTPYLMVRDPELINNVLIKDFSSFTERGLYKNLDANPLSNNMFYMKNPQWKIIRSKLTPGFTSGKLKIMYDLIRECGDELMKNINDDLIKNNNEVDVADIIEKYSTNVIGICAFGLKLDTINDDKCEFRKYSKEIFKPSLKQVLGQVCLMINPVLVKALKLKDFPKEVTDFFYNVFKETVLYREENKIIGKDWVYFFIQARNDLVLNTNLPEHEKLTEEQIIANAFGIFNAGFQTVSSTISHCIYELALNKSIQDKLRQEIHLKLSNNNGQINYELLMDLNYLDMVIAETLRMYPPIIALFRKAIQSYRVPNDSLIIENGQKIIIPVHALHFDSKYYPDPNKFIPERFSTEEKAKRPSGVYLPFGDGPRMCIGKRFAELEMKLAIVEILTKFEVLPSEKTVIPVNYFNNVFTLVPKNGIWLKFKKIN from the exons ATGTATCTATCGTGCATCACCGACTGGTGGATAACGCCGTGTTTAATCGTCGTAGTGACGATCgtctattatttttctacttcGACGTTTAAGAAATGGGAAAAACTAAATGTTCCTTACAGTAAGCCGTTTCCGTTATTCGGTAACGTTTTTAACCTGGCTTTATGTAAATATCAtccattagttttttataaaaatatctacaacGAGTTCTCTGGTCATAAATACGGAGGACTTTATCAGATGAGAACACCGTATTTAATGGTCCGTGATCCAGAACTAATCAACAACGTGTTAATAAAAGACTTTTCGTCTTTCACTGAACGTGGTCTCTACAAGAATTTGGATGCAAATCCTTTGTCGAATAACATGTTTTACATGAAAAATCCtcaatggaaaataataagaagCAAATTGACACCTGGTTTCACATCgggaaaacttaaaataatgtatgatcTGATCAGAGAATGTGGTGatgaattaatgaaaaatattaatgatgatttgattaaaaataataatgaagtagATGTAGCggatattatagaaaaatattcgaCTAACGTAATCGGCATTTGTGCTTTTGGACTCAAGTTGGACACCATAAACGATGATAAATGCGAATTTCGTAAATACAGCAAAGAAATATTCAAACCTTCATTAAAACAGGTTCTTGGACAAGTATGTTTAATGATCAACCCAGTATTAGTAaaagctttaaaattaaaggatTTTCCAAAGGAGGTAACtgactttttttataacgtCTTTAAAGAAACTGTATTGTATagagaagaaaataaaataatcggaAAAGAttgggtttatttttttatacaagctAGAAACGATCTagttttgaatacaaatttgcCTGAACATG aaaaacttaCTGAAGAACAAATTATAGCGAATGCTTTTGGTATATTTAACGCTGGATTTCAAACAGTTTCATCTACTATAAGTCATTGTATATATGAATTagcattaaataaatctattcaaGACAAATTACGCCAAGAGATTCACTTAAAATTGTCCAATAATAACGGACAAATCAACTACGAGCTTTTGATGGATCTTAATTACTTGGATATGGTCATAgctg AAACATTACGTATGTATCCTCCAATAATCGCTTTGTTCAGAAAAGCTATACAGTCATATCGAGTGCCCAACGATTCATTAATCATTGAAAAtggacaaaaaattataattcctgTACATGCATTGCATTTTGACAGTAAGTATTATCCGGATCCCAATAAGTTTATTCCTGAAAGATTTTCCACAGAAGAAAAAGCTAAACGGCCAAGCGGTGTTTACCTACCATTTGGTGATGGGCCTCGtatgtgtatag gaaaACGTTTCGCAGAGTTGGAAATGAAATTAGCaattgttgaaatattaactaaatttgaAGTATTACCAAGTGAAAAAACCGTAATTCctgtaaactattttaataatgtttttacattaGTACCAAAAAATGGCATTtggctaaaatttaaaaaaattaattaa
- the LOC114132579 gene encoding dynein light chain Tctex-type protein 2B isoform X2, translating into MSTKLKVENEIPINDNNKSHVHNFQIRPTHNQKFKTHSAKEAIQETLLKHLKDKEYSQIEAEVLSKTIASEIKDRLKDQCLNSRYKLMVQVVLGERHGAGTKVGARCIWDADTDTQASDQFLNETIFCMAAVFAVYFY; encoded by the exons ATGTCAACGAAGCTTAAAGTGGAGAACGAAATACCTATCAACGATAATAACAAATCACAtgttcataattttcaaatcagaCCCACGCACAATCAAAA attCAAAACACATTCAGCAAAAGAAGCTATTCAAGAAACTCTTTTAAAACATCTAAAAGATAAAGAGTATAGTCAAATTGAAGCTGAAGTACTTAGCAAAACTATTGCAAGTGAAATCAAGGATAGACTtaaag atcaGTGTTTGAATAGCCGTTACAAGTTAATGGTACAAGTTGTTTTGGGTGAACGACACGGTGCTGGTACAAAAGTTGGAGCTCGTTGTATTTGGGATGCTGATACTGACACTCAAGCTTCTGATCAGTTCTTAAat gaaACCATATTTTGTATGGCGGCAGTGTTtgctgtatatttttattaa
- the LOC114132579 gene encoding tRNA-uridine aminocarboxypropyltransferase 2 isoform X1, producing the protein MINEEVDNVWDDLINLPADPPEMRQICDSCERPQNVCWCNYLPKTRLKPKCNIILLQHPAEEKRSLRTAPMLTLGLAEDSCVVYKGKKFPTKKHVGLWDILSSKHSVLLYPSKKAIDIVDLPKETELHNLILLDGTWPQAKAIYNNTELLQSMIHVKLMHKYESHYIIRTQPTDGCLSTLETAIEALTVLENDESYKNILLKPLNALCNFQLQHGAVTHQSKEFKKRNRTYPKLIGRRLRQYLDDGDDY; encoded by the exons ATGATTAATGAAGAGGTTGATAATGTTTGGGAtgacttaataaatttacctGCAGATCCTCCTGAAATGCGCCAAATATGTGATTCATGCGA acGACCTCAAAATGTATGTTGGtgtaattatttacctaaaacAAGACTAAAGCCAAAATGTAATATCATCTTACTGCAACACCCTGCAGAAGAAAAAAGAAGTCTTCGTACAGCTCCTATGTTGACTTTGGGTTTGGCAGAAGACAGTTGTGTTGTTTATAAAGGCAAAAAATTTCctacaaaaaa ACATGTTGGGCTATGGGATATATTATCATCCAAACATTCTGTTTTATTGTATCCTTCAAAAAAAGCAATAGATATAGTTGACCTACCAAAAGAAACAGAGCTccataatttgatattacttGATGGTACTTGGCCTCAAGCAAAAGCAATTTACAACAATACAGAACTGCTTCAATCAATGATACat gtcaAATTGATGCACAAATATGaaagtcattatattatcaggACTCAACCTACAGATGGATGTCTTTCTACATTAGAAACTGCAATTGAAGCATTAACAGTATTAGAAAATGATgaatcatacaaaaatatattgctgAAGCCCTTAAATGCTTTATGTAATTTTCAACTTCAGCATGGTGCTGTAACACATCAAagcaaagaatttaaaaaacgaaatcGAACTTATCCCAAATTAATAGGAAGACGACTTCGGCAATATCTAGATGATGGTGATGATTATTGA
- the LOC114127559 gene encoding regulator of nonsense transcripts 2 translates to MKNDCTKRTKASKTPVEVSESLQKLSKVVDNVRQSIGNIPVIPSTSAKSESTELPPVATQIETEEDIEKKERETLLNFISECVTRQEEKKTLRQNNQECVFPDESDISKRDSSLKKNTAFIRKLKNFPPPQLDQLLKDMNSLNLTKYLSEVVSALTEIKLKMTEIDAMILLCTQLNTTYSDFSKIFFEQWQKILNIKKDDKITNMSKFRVDLRLFAELTSAGIIPQKEGLVLLGNILTILINSDLQEHNNLNIILSFCKYCGDDYAGLVPKEMQDLADKFDIEIPKSNMISSDKQKNVRALLKEYYISLNNHIKRMHNDLEYAEKQNEKILQTKGELRPERKAKNEQMNVTYQKLYSSALTFADILNEPVIILKEEKKNSSTEDLTDSELDIVGTPTLSELTSLWEDEETQKFYEEFPNLSNYIPDKNKKIEEPEEPEVECNTKKSLSDIKDAVDVEVSNIGTKVIFESFVEQLPKCVNREMIDNLAIEFLIYLNTKNNRKKLVKVLFSVPRTRVDLLPFYTRLVAILNPLMPEVALELCSLLKSDFRYNVKKKDQINIETKLKVVRYIGEMVKFNLMIKSEALHCFKMLLNDFSHHHIEMGCALLETAGRFLYRSPDSHHRTKIYLEQMMRVKSISALRPVYVTMIENAYYFVNPTDSPAIMKKQRPILHEFIRHLLYNELKDAPEKENIILDLLKQMDWENSAEKTYLIKCLTEAWNVTYPMISDLACLVAAFVDYDDSIGTRVVDGVMEDIRVGLETNLVKFNQRRIAMIKYFGELYNYRLIESNDVFKVLYSLVSFGVVYDPDFYSTFDPPENLFRLRLICVLLDTCGEFFNRGPGKLKLDCFILYFQYYFWLKKSSTTWDTQNPFPVTVDYLVTDILKKLRPNLKMKNCFLEAQKVVILLQERLIQQYNLKQKEESQLSTIDEETDDKQHLEEDDSDMDYSEDEDSDGTVCSDKIPVEPVRRKIEDPEDFEFLESFDKMVSDNIQERTKEATRPQTEISIPFHLKKYSKKTYEQLQNTNEDNSVNFILMLKKGNKQTFKSLQVPVDSELASNLKSQEMAEQAELRRVKQLTLDINNRQEEEDYKDLAQVMQKPITTTFKDKKPPPNKGTPDAETIFGKKKSDKWV, encoded by the exons GAACGACTGTACCAAACGAACTAAGGCATCTAAAACTCCTGTAGAAGTATCTGAATCGTTACAAAAGCTTTCCAAAGTTGTTGATAATGTGCGACAATCAATCGGTAATATTCCTGTTATACCATCTACCAGTGCGAAATCTGAATCTACAGAACTGCCACCTGTGGCTACCCAAATCGAAACAGAAGaagacattgaaaaaaaagagaGAGAAACATTGTTGAACTTCATTTCAGAATGTGTTACCAGGCAAGAAGAAAAGAAAACATTAAGACAAAATAATCAAGAATGTGTATTCCCTGATGAATCGGATATATCTAAAAGGGATTCtagcttgaaaaaaaatacagcatTCAttagaaaacttaaaaatttcccCCCTCCTCAACTTGACCAGTTACTCAAAGACATGAACTCTttgaatttaactaaatatttatccgAAGTTGTGTCAGCTCTTActgaaatcaaattaaaaatgacagAAATTGATgccatgatattattatgcactCAATTAAATACTACTTACTCAGATTTCTCAAAGATTTTCTTTGAGCAGtggcaaaaaatattaaatattaaaaaagatgaTAAAATAACCAATATGAGTAAATTTAGGGTTGATCTTAGATTATTTGCTGAACTTACATCTGCTGGTATTATACCTCAAAAAGAAGGTCTTGTATTACTTGgcaatatattaactattttgatTAACTCAGATCTTCaggaacataataatttaaatattatccttagcttttgtaaatattgtggTGACGATTATGCTGGATTGGTTCCTAAAGAAATGCAAGATCTAGCTGATAAGTTTGATATTGAAATACCAAAAAGTAATATGATTTCTAGTGACAAACAGAAAAATGTAAGAGCATTGTTAAAAGAgtattatatatctttaaaCAATCACATAAAAAGAATGCATAATGATTTAGAGTATgctgaaaaacaaaatgaaaaaattttacaaaccaAAGGTGAACTAAGGCCAGAACGTAAAGCTAAAAACGAACAAATGAATGTTACTTATCAAAAACTTTATAGTTCGGCTTTAACTTTTGCTGATATACTCAATGAACcagtcattatattaaaagaagaaaaaaagaatagtTCAACTGAGGATTTGACTGATTCAGAACTAGATATTGTAGGAACACCAACACTATCAGAATTAACTAGTCTTTGGGAAGATGAGGAAACTCAAAAGTTTTATGAAGAATTTCCAAATCTTAGTAATTATATTcctgataaaaataagaagATTGAAGAGCCTGAAGAACCTGAAGTtgaatgtaatacaaaaaaaagtttatcagATATTAAAGATGCTGTGGACGTTGAAGTATCCAATATTGGTACCAAAGTTATATTTGAATCATTTGTTGAACAATTACCAAAATGTGTTAATCGAGAAATGATTGACAATTTggctattgaatttttaatttatctcaaCACTAAGaataatcgtaaaaaattagttaaagttTTATTCAGTGTTCCTAGAACCAGAGTAGATCTGTTGCCATTCTACACACGTTTAGTAGCTATTTTAAATCCTTTAATGCCAGAAGTGGCACTTGAACTTTgttctttattaaaaagtgattttagatataatgtaaagaaaaaagatcagattaatattgaaacaaaacTTAAAGTTGTTCGCTATATTGGGGAAATGGTTAAATTTAACCTTATGATTAAATCTGAAGCGTtgcattgttttaaaatgttacttaATGATTTTAGTCATCATCATATAGAAATGGGTTGTGCTTTATTAGAAACAGCTGGACGATTTTTGTACCGTTCTCCAGATAGTCATCACCGAACCAAAATTTATTTGGAACAAATGATGAGAGTCAAATCCATTTCAGCTCTGAGACCTGTATATGTCACAATGATTGAAAATGCATATTACTTTGTAAACCCTACTGATTCACCAGCAATTATGAAAAAGCAGAGACCTATATTACACGAGTTTATCAGacatttactttataatgaGTTAAAAGATGCACCCGAAAAAGAGAACATCATTTTAGATCTTCTTAAACAAATGGATTGGGAAAATAGTGCAGAGAAaacttatttgataaaatgtttgactGAAGCTTGGAATGTTACTTATCCAATGATATCAGATTTGGCATGTTTAGTTGCTGCTTTTGTTGATTATGATGATTCAATTGGAACACGTGTTGTGGATGGGGTTATGGAAGATATCCGTGTAGGTTTAGAAACAAacttagtaaaatttaatcagAGGAGAATAGCTATGATCAAGTATTTTGgtgaactatataattataggctAATAGAAAGCAATGATGTCTTTAAAGTGTTGTATAGTCTTGTATCATTTGGTGTAGTATATGATCCAGATTTTTATTCCACATTTGATCCTCCTGAAAATCTATTTAGATTGAGACTTATATGTGTTTTACTTGATACTTGTGGTGAATTTTTTAATCGAGGCCCTGGTAAACTTAAATTAGattgctttattttatattttcaatattatttttggttaaaaaaatcaagtacTACTTGGGATACTCAAAATCCTTTTCCTGTTACAGTAGATTACTTGGTTAcagacatattaaaaaaacttcgACCTAATTTGAAGATGAAAAACTGTTTTCTTGAAGCTCAAAAAGTAGTTATTCTACTTCAAGAAAGACTTATTCAACAGTATAATCTCAAACAAAAAGAAGAATCTCAACTATCAACGATTGATGAAGAAACTGATGATAAACAACATTTAGAAGAGGATGACTCTGATATGGATTACTCAGAAGACGAAGATAGTGACGGTACTGTTTGTAGTGATAAAATTCCAGTTGAACCAGTCCGTCGAAAAATTGAAGATCCTGAAGACTTTGAATTTTTAGAATCTTTTGATAAAATGGTCAGCGATAACATACAAGAAAGAACAAAAGAAGCGACACGTCCACAAACGGAAATATCAATACCATttcatttaaagaaatatagtaaaaaaacatatgagCAGTTACAGAATACTAATGAAGATAACTCTGTTAACTTTATATTGATGTTAAAAAAAGGAAACAAACAAACATTCAAGAGCTTACAAGTGCCAGTGGATTCTGAATTGGCATCAAATCTAAAGAGCCAAGAAATGGCTGAACAGGCAGAGTTAAGAAGAGTTAAGCAACTGACTCTGGATATCAATAATAGACAAGAAGAAGAAGATTATAAAGATTTAGCTCAAGTAATGCAGAAACCAATTACTACtacttttaaagataaaaagcCCCCACCAAATAAAGGAACACCAGACGCAGAAACAATATTTGGGAAGAAAAAAAG tgacAAATGGGTTTAA